The Symphalangus syndactylus isolate Jambi chromosome 8, NHGRI_mSymSyn1-v2.1_pri, whole genome shotgun sequence genome includes a window with the following:
- the LOC134737488 gene encoding uncharacterized protein has protein sequence MELCVELCVELCVWNCVCGVVCGTVCVELCVWSCVWNCVCGTVCGTVCVELCVWSCVWKCVCGTVCGTVCGTVCVELCMELCVELCVELCVWSCVWNCVCGTVCVELCVELCVWSCVCGTVCGTVCVELCVWNCVWNCVCGTVCVEFCVCGTVCGTVCVELCVWSCVWNCVCGTVCGTVCVELCVWSCVWNCVCGVVCVELCVELCVWNCVCGVVCVELCVELCVWSCVCGVVCGTVCGRATQLFTMHTVLCPHRAATKFPVRFPVSTSQLLTVAPALSHAFPRWLTPFLPGPSNGFTAAHAVPHTVPGLAPGSCTHGALRGTSDSTRARLPAGPDTPTAAPSPARLSPASSQGSPALSMPEKLLSTPLSSSQGPTPPWPPFPTCVSPQPPPQALP, from the exons ATGGAActgtgtgtggaactgtgtgtggaactgtgtgtgtggaactgtgtgtgtggagttgtgtgtggaactgtgtgtgtggaactgtgtgtgtggagttgtgtgtggaactgtgtgtgtggaactgtttgtggaactgtgtgtgtggaactgtgtgtgtggagttgtgtgtggaagtgtgtgtgtggaactgtttgtggaactgtgtgtggaactgtgtgtgtggaGTTGTGTATGGAActgtgtgtggaactgtgtgtggaactgtgtgtgtggagttgtgtgtggaactgtgtgtgtggaactgtgtgtgtggagttgtgtgtggaactgtgtgtgtggagttgtgtgtgtggaactgtgtgtggaactgtgtgtgtggaactgtgtgtgtggaactgtgtgtggaactgtgtgtgtggaactgtgtgtgtggagtt ttgtgtgtgtggaactgtgtgtggaactgtgtgtgtggaactgtgtgtgtggagttgtgtgtggaactgtgtgtgtggaactgtgtgtggaactgtgtgtgtggaactgtgtgtgtggagttgtgtgtggaactgtgtgtgtggagttgtgtgtgtggaactgtgtgtggaactgtgtgtgtggaactgtgtgtgtggagttgtgtgtgtggagttgtgtgtggaactgtgtgtgtggagttgtgtgtgtggagttgtgtgtggaactgtgtgtggAAGAGCCACACAGCTCTTCACAATGCACACAGTTCTCTGTCCCCACAGAGCCGCCACCAAGTTCCCGGTGCGTTTCCCAGTGAGCACCTCGCAGCTGCTCACGGTGGCGCCCGCCCTGTCTCACGCGTTCCCACGCTGGCTCACTCCGTTCCTGCCCGGTCCCTCGAACGGCTTCACGGCTGCCCACGCGGTTCCTCACACAGTCCCCGGCCTCGCCCCAGGCAGCTGCACACATGGCGCCCTCCGCGGCACCTCCGACTCCACACGCGCTCGCCTCCCCGCCGGCCCCGACACGCCTACGGCTGCTCCGAGTCCAGCACGCCTGTCGCCCGCTTCCTCTCAGGGCTCCCCAGCCCTCTCCATGCCCGAGAAGCTCCTCAGCACCCCTCTCAGCTCCTCCCAGGGCCCCACGCCCCCCTGGCCGCCCTTTCCCACCTGTGTCTCCCCGCAGCCCCCGCCCCAGGCCCTGCCGTGA